From Betaproteobacteria bacterium:
TGGATGCCGACCCGCGCATATGGCGCGAAAATCCAAGTAGCGTGGCGCATAGCGAACCTTTAGACCTCTAGTCCTTTAGATCTCTAGTGCCACCGGCACCCTTAGCACCCATCGTTCGCGCCGCCTTCTGGATGGGCGGTGCCATGTGCTGCTTTCTGGCCATGGCCATATCGGGACGCGAGTTGGCGCGCGAACTCACCACCTTTCAATTACTTTTCTTTCGCAGCCTGGTGGGAGTCGCCGTCATCGCGGTCTTCCTCTATCGCGCCGGCTGGACCCAGGTGCGCACCCAGATATTGGGCACCCGGGTATTGGGGACTCATTTTGCGCGCAACTTCGTTCACTTCACGGGCCAGTACGGGTGGTTCTACGGCGTTGCACTCATTCCGTTGACGGAGGTGTTCGCGCTGGAATTCACCATGCCCATATGGACGGCGGTGCTGGCCCCGTTTCTACTGGGCGAGCGCATGACACGCATGCGCGTGTTTGTGGTGGCCATCGGTTTCACCGGTACGCTCATCATTCTGCGGCCCGGTATCGCCATCGTTCATCCCGCGGCGCTTGCCGTCCTTGGGGGAGCCTTCAGCTTCGCCTTGGCGCATACATTGACCAAGCGCTTGTCGAAGAGCGAAACGCCGCTCTCGATCCTGTTCTACATGACGCTGATTCAACTTCCCATTGGATTCGTATTTTCATTGCCCCACTGGGTGTGGCCATCTCTGGGCGCCTGGCCGTGGCTCATCGTCGTGGGGAACGCCGCGCTATTCGCGCATTACTGCATGACACGCGCTTTTCAACTGGCGGATGCGACAGTGGTCATTCCCATGGATTTTCTGCGACTGCCACTGGTCGCGACCGTGGGTTTTGGATTCTACGATGAGAAGGTGGATGCTTGGGTGCTGGCGGGCGCGGTCATACTTTGCGCGGGAGCCTGGCTCAATATAAAAACGGCGGCGCGTTAAACAATTCGCGCCGCCGCCGGGGAGTCATCGTCGCTTGCGGACGATCAGTTTTGCTGTGTTTGTTTTAATCGCTTGAGGCGCATCGAGATTTA
This genomic window contains:
- a CDS encoding DMT family transporter codes for the protein MGGAMCCFLAMAISGRELARELTTFQLLFFRSLVGVAVIAVFLYRAGWTQVRTQILGTRVLGTHFARNFVHFTGQYGWFYGVALIPLTEVFALEFTMPIWTAVLAPFLLGERMTRMRVFVVAIGFTGTLIILRPGIAIVHPAALAVLGGAFSFALAHTLTKRLSKSETPLSILFYMTLIQLPIGFVFSLPHWVWPSLGAWPWLIVVGNAALFAHYCMTRAFQLADATVVIPMDFLRLPLVATVGFGFYDEKVDAWVLAGAVILCAGAWLNIKTAAR